The Verrucomicrobiota bacterium sequence TACCTTCGGCAATCAACTGGCGTTCAACGACCATCTGGGTCGCGATGCCGGCGTGATCCGTCCCCGGTTGGCCGAGCGTGTTGAAGCCGCACATCCGGTGGTAACGCAGCAGGGTATCAATGATCGTAGCCTGGAAGGCGTGCCCCATGTGCAGGGTGCCCGTAACATTGGGAGGCGGGATGGTGATGCAAAAGGCATCGCCTCGGCCGGAAGGGGAGAAAAAGCCATTTTCCTCCCAGTGCCGATACCACTTTCTTTCTATCGCGGCCGGATCGAAAGACTTCATTTTGGAAACTTCATTTAATGGCAAAGTTCTGATCGCGTGCAACCAGACGGATCAAGGCCATACCATAACGTCACGCCGGGCGAATAAAAGAGCCGAGCCGGTTTTTCGGCCCCGGCTACCTCGCTTTTGCTCCTCGCCATGCGTATTCTTGTGCGCATGAGCATCCCTCCAAACAAGCCGGCCGTCCGTGCCGTGCGCCGGTTTGTCCCCCTGACGGCGGTCCTCGTGCTTCAAACGATTGCTTTTTGCCAGGCCGGCGTCCCGCCGGCCGGCCAGGATGAACCAGGTCCTTCGCCTACCCCCGCGCCGAGCCTGACACCGGGAGCGACCCCGGGGCCCAGCGCCACTCCGCCGCCCGGGGCCACCCCGGCAGCCCCGGGAGCCACGCCCAGCCCGGCGCCCGGAACCTCGCCTTTACCTCCGCCGAGCCTGTAATCCAGCCGGAAAAAGGTGCCCCATCCCAGGGCCATGCCGTCAAACGCCGGAACCGCCCTTAAGCCTGAGGAAAAGGGTTGGCGTCCGCGACGCGCCATCGCCCTGAGCGGCTGGGGCGGCAGCGAGGGCGTGACCGGAAAGCCACGCAGCCGGCTTTCATGCGCACCCGGTTAAACCGTGCTCACCCGAGGCGATCGCCAGCGCCGTGCGCGAGACGGTGAAATTGCTCCAAAAGAATGGGGATTAATTAATCCAGAATTAATCCGTATTTCCATAGTATCTCAATTGGATGTATTTCGCTTTCTTTACGCTCCCCATTTGGAAGGGCATAACCATCTCCCACGAAGTATGAATGTTGTTAACCTGGTTCAAACTAAAGAGGAACTGATTTGCAGAGCCGTGGCACGCCACTACCGGTCGGAGAGGTACGGACGCGGCCCGAGCGCAGGCCTGATGTCTTCTTACGTGGATGCCGTCACCGATGAGGTCGTGCTCGTAAGCCTCGACGGGAAGACGGCCCGGTACGCCGTTGACTCATTCCGTTGATCGATCGTTTCGATCTCCGCTCTCGGCAGGGCCTTTTTTAAAATTACAATAATTATCAATGAAGCGCCCCGTTTCGTTCCGGCTGAACGCTTCCGCGAAAGGACGAGACGGAACCGGCATCAACCCAGGGACTGGAAATTCAGGCCGCTGAAAGTGCTGCTGATCCGTTGGGCCACGCCATCGGACCCGCGTCACCCTCCTGTTCCGGCTGAGCTCGGCCTCACCGCCGCTGTGCTGTTCCCCCCGGAGGTCAAGCGACGGCTCGCAACGATTGAAGCTGCCACCCGGCACGCGCTGGACCTGGCGCGCCAGGCGGCTGCAGCCGCCGGGCCGTCATTGCTCGACCTGGATCGCCTGAGTTGCACGGTGGAAATTCAGAGCGACGATCTGCCCCCTCCCGGCGAGCCTTCCTTGATTACCTGCGAAGGGACCCGGGTATGGCTGGAGAGAACCGGAGACGGCTGACGGCCGCCGCCACCGTGCCCCCTGCCGGTTCCAGCCGTGACGGCGCAGCCCTTAGGACGGCTCCGCACCCATCCGCGTTGCTTCGACGAACGTTTCCGTCTCATTATCAATCTGGCGGCCTTTGCGACCGCCCGCGGCGTGCACGTACAAGGCCCCGCGCTCAACCCGCGCCTTCGGCTCAGGCGGAAGTGAAATCTCGTAGCGCACGGGCTCTTGGTGATCCGCCAGCTGCAGCTTCGGGTTGTACACGCGGTTAAACTTCCAGAGCATCCGGACGAAATTGGTCTGGCCGCGCAGCAGACGGTTCGCGGCGACGCCGGCAGCCGCGCGCAGCGCTGCGAAACCGAGATGCTTTGTGCTCAGCACGCGTTGGGTCTCGACCAACTCCTTGTAAAATTCGTCGAGGGGCAGGTGCGTCGGCAACACGGCATGCTGGATATCGAAGAGACGGTAGTCGCGCGTCGTCAGCCGCCGCGACTCGGTGCGCCAACTCTCCGTGCCCGGATAAGGCGTGTTGACGCTGATATTGACGATTTCGGGAATTTCCATGCACCAATCCCGGATCACCCGGAAGCGTTCCCGGTCCCACGAGGGATCGGCGATCAGGTTGATCGCCACGGTCACGCCGAGGGAACGGGCAAAATCGAGCGCCTCAAAGTTCTTCGAAAGGTCAACCCGTTTTCGAAATCGTTTCAGCCCCTCCTCATCGATCGCTTCGATCCCCAGAAACATGTATTGAAGGCCGATCCGCCGCCAGAATTTGAACACTTCCCGGTTGCGCAGGAGCACATCTCCCCGGGTTTCCAGGTAATACGCTTTTTTGATGCCCCGTTTGGCGATCATTTCGCCGATCCGCATCCCGTGCTCCGCCTGGATAAAGGCGACGTCATCCAGCAGGAAAATTCCGGGCTCCCTGATCCGGCTTAATTCTTCGACGGCGCATTCAGGGGACTTGGTGCGGTAGCTCCGTCCGTAAAAGGTCCAGGCGCTGCAGAACACGCAGTCCCAGGGACAACCGCGGCTGAACTCGATTGAAGCGCAGGGATCCAACACACCGATGAAGTATTTGCGGCGATGCCGGAGCAAGTCGCGCGCCGGCATTACGGCGTCAAGGCTGTGCACAAAAACCGGACGTGGACCTTCTCCCGCCGGGGTCTGCACCCCGGGCACCCGGTGCAGGTTGGAGCGGTCATGCCGCGCCGCTTCCAAAACCGCGGTGATGACCGGTTCCCCTTCGCCTTTGAGCACGGCATCGATACAGCCGGCGCCGTGTTCCAGCACTTCTGCGCCGATGAAAGAGGCGCTATGGCCGCCGACCATGATCAACGCGCTGGGCAGAAGCACGCGGGTGGCCTTCGCCAGGTCGATGATCTCCGGGACGTTGGCCAGGTAGTTGCACGAGTAAACCACCGCGTCGGGAGTCCACGACCTGATCCAGCGAAAATAATCCTGGTGCGTTTCGGTCTGCAGATCGATCACGCGTACCTCGTGCCCTTCCCGGCGCGCCGCGGCAGCCACCAATTCGAGCCCGAGCGGCTCGAGGCGCAGGTAGATCTTGGAATACATCAGGCAGCTTGGATGAACAGCAAGCAGTTTCATGGGTCACACGGCGTTTTGAAGAGAACCGCGGCGCATAGCGGACCGGAATAGGTGTCGTGCGACCGCCGCGCAGAAGGCGGCGAAACGCACACCGGAGAAAGTTCGGCTGGACCGCGGCAGCGAACTCATGGCGCAAGGAGTGTGGCAGGTCGTGCGCTGCAATCCAGGTAAAAGTGCAGACCCGCGGCACGAAGGCCGGACCCCGGCCCGGGTATCGGCACGCGCGCAACCGATACGGGGCGGAAAAACTTAAAGACTGTATATAATATAATATTGATAAAATTAATGATTACTATATCATGGGCGCCGCGGGTTACGCTTCATTTTTCACAAACATGGCATCCTATTCACCGGGTAAATGGCAGACGCCGATCCCTGTTCACGCAGGGGTACTCCTGATCATCGGGCTCGGCGTCGGACTTTACGGCTGGATCTTCGACCTTAATTTCGCTCGTCATCCCATCCCCAGCCTCGCTCCGGTTCACCCGTGGAGCATGGTTCTGCTGGCGGGCTTAGGTTTATGCCTTGTCTTCCTTGGAAAATGCCGGGCCACCGGCTCGCGGTGGCGCTGGCGAACCGCCCAGACGCTTGGTGCCGCGCTGGGATTCATCTCGGTTTACTTCCTCGGCGAAAACGCCCTTTGCCGGGGCGCGACCTGGGTCGACAGCCTGCTCTTTCCGGAAAACATTGCTGCCATTGTCCACGACAGTACAGGGCGTCCCTCGCCGGAAGCGTGCGCGACCTTTCTCGTTTTCGCGGTATCCGTTCTGCTGTTCCGCCCGAATGAGGAGCGCGCCGGGGCATTCACGGTGGCTTCGATTCTGGGTCTGTTTTTCCCGATTCTGGCTTTGTCGGGTTTTCTCATCTATTCCGCCGGATTCAACGGCATGGACACGGCCTTTTTAGGCATGTCGCTGCCAGTTGCGGCCCTCTGCATCGTCCTGGGCAGCGGGTTTGTCGCCCTTAGTCCGCGCGGCGGTTTGGGTTACGTGTTTGACCCGAACCGGTTTGCCGGCGCGATCGTACGCCGCCTTCTCCCGATGGCGGCGGGGGGTCCGGTGCTGCTTGGCTCGATTGTTTACTACGTCATCGTCCGGGGAAACTGGAACGGCCGGTTGGCCGTGGCCCTGCTGGTGCTCCTGACCATCGTTTTGATCGTGCTGGTGCTTCTGATCGGCGATCTGGTCCAGCGCCAGCAGGAGGCGGAACGCCGGGCGGCCGAAGCGCGCGAGCAACTCCTTGAAAAACTAAGGGCGTCTCACGCCAGGATTGAGTCACTCCAGCGCAGCGTGCTGGTCATATGCGCCTGGACCAAGACGGTCTGGAATGGTGAACGCTGGATTCCGGTCGAAGAATTTCTATCTGAGCACCTGGATATACCGGTATCTCACGGTATTTCTGAGGAAGCCTTCAGGCGCCAACTCCAGACGATCGGAGCCGGTAAAGCGTCCCTGAATCAGGCATAATGAAGCAGGGGCAGCCAGCGGAGGAAATTCAGGGGCGATCCGGTTGGCGCGCCACCTACCCCTTTGTCCCGGTCCCGGCCGGGGGCGGAATGTACATTTCAAACCGGGGGATCCGCGTGATAAACGGCCCGCCCTCTTCGCTCGTGCCGATAAACGATCCTTCGGCTACGCTGTGGCAGCCGATCACGTGGTAACTATTGTAAGAGAAATGTTCGCCGGGCCGCAAACGCGGGTGCTCCCCGACCACGCCATCGCCTTCGACGACGACCTTCTGGCCGCGATCATCGCTGATGACCCACTTACGGCCGCGAATCGTAACCACTTCATTTGACCGGTTATCGATGGTGATGAAGTAAACGAAGGGATACGGCCGTTCTTGCGGCGCTTCAAGGGTCGGAACATACATCACCTTGTCGACCGTTACGCGCACCTCTGGAAGCTCGCGATACACCGCCACGAATTGGTGTACAATGAGCCGAACCAAATGAAAAGTGGTTTCCATGCGCATTCCGGTGGCGATGACGATCGCCGGCTCAGATAGCTCGGCCGGGGCCGGTATTCAGGCGGATCTGAAGACCTTTACCCACTTTCACGTGCACGGACTCACGGCCGTCACCTGCGTCGTTGCGGAGGTGCCGGGCCGGGTCCAAAGCATCCAGGCGGTCGACGTCCAGGTCGTGCGTGACCAGATCAGGCTCGGGTTTGAGACTTACACGGTGAGTGCGGTGAAAACGGGGATGCTCTATTCCGCCGCCATCATCGAGGCGGTATGCGACGAACTTGAACGCCTGTCCCAGGCTGCACGGCCGGCGGTGGTGGTCGACCCCGTCATGATCGCCAGTTCCGGCGATCCGCTGCTCGAGCCGCTCGCCGTCAACGGGTACATGGAACGGCTGCTGCCGTTGGCTTCGCTCGTAACCCCCAACCTCGACGAAGCCGGCGCCCTGACGGGCCGCAAACTTGCCAGCCTGGCTGACCTGAGGACCGCCGGAAACGAACTGGCGGCACGTTTCGGCGTGCCTTTTCTGGTCAAGGGAGGCCACCTCCAGGGTGAAACGGCCGTCGACGCCCTGTTTGGGCCGGGTGCGCCCACCGAGTTCACGGCGCCGTTCGTGCCACGCGCGTGCACCCATGGCACCGGATGCACCTACTCCGCAGCCATCGCGGCACAACTGGCGCTTGGCCGGGACCTGTCCGCCGCCATCGGCGAGGCGAAACTTTTCGTCACCCGCGCCATTCGTGAATCGCTGGATTGGTCCCGACCGCAGCCCGTCTCCGCACTGAAACAGTGGTAACGGGTATCGAATTGATCATCCGCAGAACACGCAGAAGGACGCAGAAAAGAGGAACGCATCCACAGATTGACACAGATCAAGAGGACCCGGCGGCAACTCTAAGGCTGACACTCGCACCCACCCCCCATGCTGCCGCTCCGAACTCCGAACCCCGAACCCCGAACCCTTTCCTCCTCTTTCCGCCGTGTTCGCCGTGGCCCGCCGTGTTCGCCGTGTGAACTCTTACGTCGTGCCCGCCAAACCCGCTGTGCCCGCCGTGTGACCGTACTCCCGTTACTCCTCCCATTTTCGAAAGGTTTCCATGGCTTCGTACTCGGCGAGGCCGAGGCGGTCGTAAGCCTGCGCGGTCGCCCGGTTGGTATCCTCGGCCAACTGCCAGAGTTCTCCGCCCATCTCCCGAAAAAACGGGGTTTGATTG is a genomic window containing:
- the hpnR gene encoding hopanoid C-3 methylase HpnR, whose product is MKLLAVHPSCLMYSKIYLRLEPLGLELVAAAARREGHEVRVIDLQTETHQDYFRWIRSWTPDAVVYSCNYLANVPEIIDLAKATRVLLPSALIMVGGHSASFIGAEVLEHGAGCIDAVLKGEGEPVITAVLEAARHDRSNLHRVPGVQTPAGEGPRPVFVHSLDAVMPARDLLRHRRKYFIGVLDPCASIEFSRGCPWDCVFCSAWTFYGRSYRTKSPECAVEELSRIREPGIFLLDDVAFIQAEHGMRIGEMIAKRGIKKAYYLETRGDVLLRNREVFKFWRRIGLQYMFLGIEAIDEEGLKRFRKRVDLSKNFEALDFARSLGVTVAINLIADPSWDRERFRVIRDWCMEIPEIVNISVNTPYPGTESWRTESRRLTTRDYRLFDIQHAVLPTHLPLDEFYKELVETQRVLSTKHLGFAALRAAAGVAANRLLRGQTNFVRMLWKFNRVYNPKLQLADHQEPVRYEISLPPEPKARVERGALYVHAAGGRKGRQIDNETETFVEATRMGAEPS
- a CDS encoding ApaG domain, yielding MYVPTLEAPQERPYPFVYFITIDNRSNEVVTIRGRKWVISDDRGQKVVVEGDGVVGEHPRLRPGEHFSYNSYHVIGCHSVAEGSFIGTSEEGGPFITRIPRFEMYIPPPAGTGTKG
- the thiD gene encoding bifunctional hydroxymethylpyrimidine kinase/phosphomethylpyrimidine kinase; protein product: MVSMRIPVAMTIAGSDSSAGAGIQADLKTFTHFHVHGLTAVTCVVAEVPGRVQSIQAVDVQVVRDQIRLGFETYTVSAVKTGMLYSAAIIEAVCDELERLSQAARPAVVVDPVMIASSGDPLLEPLAVNGYMERLLPLASLVTPNLDEAGALTGRKLASLADLRTAGNELAARFGVPFLVKGGHLQGETAVDALFGPGAPTEFTAPFVPRACTHGTGCTYSAAIAAQLALGRDLSAAIGEAKLFVTRAIRESLDWSRPQPVSALKQW